Proteins found in one Brevibacillus brevis genomic segment:
- a CDS encoding carbon-nitrogen hydrolase family protein, which produces MKVAIAQLTATMDKTQNLQKAADYIAKAKAAGADFVILPEMYSAPATPKSGVTPAEVAEKLDGPFVSGLAELASEHGVYVVCGVFESIEGDENRAYNTTVFLGRDGQLLHAYRKTHLYDAFSYTESDFIAPGDNPYQVVETEFGKIGLMVCYEVRFPEIARQFALQGADILFVPAGWVAGAMKEDHWETLVRARAIENTMFVCAADQVGNIFAGRSMFVDPMGVVIASAGEEETLLIAELDVSRIERVRGKLPSVANRRAELYTN; this is translated from the coding sequence GTGAAAGTAGCCATTGCACAACTGACAGCGACGATGGATAAGACGCAAAATTTGCAAAAAGCAGCCGATTACATTGCCAAAGCAAAGGCAGCAGGGGCAGATTTTGTAATCTTGCCTGAAATGTACAGCGCACCTGCCACGCCAAAGTCGGGAGTAACCCCAGCGGAGGTAGCGGAAAAGCTGGATGGTCCATTTGTGTCCGGCTTGGCAGAGCTCGCTTCCGAGCACGGAGTTTATGTGGTTTGTGGTGTGTTCGAATCCATCGAGGGTGATGAAAATCGTGCCTACAATACGACTGTTTTTCTAGGACGTGATGGACAGCTGCTGCATGCGTACCGCAAGACACATTTATACGATGCCTTTTCCTACACAGAATCGGACTTCATCGCGCCTGGGGATAATCCGTATCAAGTGGTGGAAACGGAATTCGGCAAAATCGGGCTGATGGTATGCTACGAGGTGCGCTTCCCGGAAATCGCGAGACAGTTTGCGCTCCAGGGTGCCGATATTTTGTTTGTGCCAGCAGGCTGGGTAGCGGGAGCGATGAAAGAGGATCACTGGGAGACGCTGGTTCGTGCGCGTGCCATTGAAAACACAATGTTCGTATGTGCGGCTGACCAGGTCGGAAATATTTTTGCCGGACGCAGCATGTTCGTCGATCCGATGGGTGTCGTGATAGCGAGTGCAGGGGAAGAAGAAACGTTATTGATCGCAGAACTGGATGTAAGTCGGATTGAGCGAGTACGGGGCAAATTGCCAAGCGTAGCCAACCGCCGAGCGGAACTGTATACCAATTAA